The Dethiosulfovibrio peptidovorans DSM 11002 genome has a window encoding:
- a CDS encoding glutamate cyclase domain-containing protein, producing the protein MMDIFESLIALVASNRSGRGPARLCSPSVMSSALEVLTRARRVAVVTGFFVPSAGFPETDGPGGSAALARAVDLSGREASLWTDERCFSVVASASRAIDGVVPRAASEGSDILSWKPDLIVYLERLGRAADGGYYNMRGQDVSSMVVSLDDAVLTKREEVDVIGIGDGGNEAGMGNLRRELGKLMPSFSRFLSVVESDAPLPVDVSDWGGYALAGALSLSCGEWCGVDPDEVASMVEAEVAAGAVDGVTLKGEPSVDGFPLEIQRSVAAGVRDIVESQLLSPVP; encoded by the coding sequence ATGATGGATATATTCGAGTCCTTGATTGCATTGGTAGCGTCGAATCGTTCGGGAAGGGGACCTGCCAGGCTCTGTTCTCCCTCTGTAATGTCCTCGGCGTTGGAGGTTTTGACCAGGGCCCGCAGGGTCGCGGTGGTGACCGGATTTTTCGTTCCCTCTGCTGGTTTTCCAGAGACGGACGGTCCCGGAGGTTCCGCCGCTTTGGCCAGGGCCGTCGATCTTTCCGGGCGAGAGGCGTCTTTATGGACCGATGAGAGGTGTTTTTCCGTGGTGGCATCGGCGTCGAGAGCCATCGATGGCGTAGTTCCTCGAGCGGCTTCGGAGGGATCTGACATATTGAGCTGGAAACCGGATCTTATCGTCTATCTGGAGCGACTTGGAAGGGCGGCGGACGGAGGGTATTACAATATGAGGGGACAGGATGTCTCATCCATGGTGGTTTCCTTGGACGACGCCGTTTTAACGAAGCGGGAGGAAGTGGACGTTATCGGTATTGGAGATGGCGGCAACGAGGCCGGTATGGGGAATCTCAGACGAGAGCTGGGGAAACTTATGCCTTCGTTCAGCAGATTTCTCTCTGTGGTGGAGTCGGACGCCCCGTTGCCGGTGGATGTCTCCGATTGGGGGGGGTATGCCCTCGCCGGGGCTCTTTCTTTGAGTTGTGGTGAATGGTGTGGAGTGGACCCCGACGAGGTGGCTTCCATGGTAGAGGCAGAGGTTGCGGCTGGTGCGGTGGACGGTGTTACCCTCAAAGGGGAGCCCTCGGTGGACGGCTTCCCCCTTGAGATTCAACGTTCCGTAGCGGCAGGCGTCAGGGATATCGTGGAGTCTCAGTTGCTCAGCCCGGTTCCCTGA